A region from the Brevibacterium paucivorans genome encodes:
- the dapD gene encoding 2,3,4,5-tetrahydropyridine-2,6-dicarboxylate N-succinyltransferase translates to MSSYISATGVATKYQDTTLAVWYPAPVVEDTEEKAQSAAEVAVQDLDLSPLTGTDPVRGVSSEIVTVTVAVDEAPQGAEDAYVRLHALSHRLVRPNEVNVDGIFGQLENVVWTSRGACSPENFEATRVRLQASGPVAVYGIDKFPRMTDFVVPSGVRIADADRVRMGAYLSPGTTVMHEGFINFNAGTLGAAMVEGRISQGVVVGDGSDIGGGASIMGTLSGGGKSKITIGTKCLLGANAGIGISLGDNCVVEAGLYVTAGTRVTLEDGTVVKASELSGQSDMLLRRNSESGAVEALPRTSGVSLNPDLH, encoded by the coding sequence ATGAGTTCGTATATTTCTGCCACAGGTGTGGCGACCAAGTATCAGGACACGACGCTTGCTGTGTGGTACCCGGCTCCCGTGGTTGAAGACACGGAAGAAAAAGCCCAGAGTGCCGCGGAGGTTGCTGTTCAAGATTTGGACTTGAGTCCTTTGACTGGAACGGACCCTGTCCGAGGTGTGTCTTCCGAGATCGTGACCGTCACCGTTGCGGTGGATGAGGCTCCGCAGGGCGCCGAGGACGCGTACGTGCGCCTACACGCGCTGTCGCACCGTTTGGTGCGCCCTAATGAGGTGAATGTGGATGGCATTTTCGGGCAGTTGGAGAACGTTGTGTGGACGTCCCGAGGTGCGTGCTCGCCTGAGAATTTCGAGGCTACGCGGGTGCGTTTGCAGGCAAGTGGGCCGGTAGCAGTGTACGGGATCGACAAGTTCCCTCGTATGACCGACTTCGTGGTGCCGTCTGGCGTGCGCATTGCCGACGCCGACCGTGTGCGTATGGGCGCGTACCTCTCCCCCGGAACGACTGTCATGCACGAAGGTTTCATCAACTTCAACGCGGGCACCTTGGGTGCTGCGATGGTTGAGGGACGCATTTCGCAGGGCGTCGTCGTGGGCGATGGGTCTGATATCGGTGGTGGGGCTTCCATCATGGGCACCTTGTCAGGTGGTGGAAAGTCCAAGATCACGATTGGCACCAAGTGTCTTTTGGGTGCTAACGCAGGTATCGGGATCTCGCTTGGCGACAACTGCGTTGTCGAAGCCGGCTTGTACGTGACTGCAGGTACCCGCGTCACTCTGGAGGACGGAACCGTCGTCAAGGCATCAGAGCTGTCTGGACAGAGCGATATGCTACTGCGCCGAAACTCCGAGTCCGGTGCCGTCGAGGCCCTTCCTCGCACCTCGGGAGTTTCTCTCAACCCTGACCTGCACTAA
- a CDS encoding DUF3117 domain-containing protein produces the protein MAAQKPRTGDGPLEVTKEGRGLVLRLPIEGGGRLVIEVSQEEAQNLAETLNEALGQ, from the coding sequence ATGGCAGCTCAGAAGCCACGCACCGGTGACGGCCCCCTCGAAGTGACGAAAGAAGGCCGTGGCCTGGTTCTCCGTCTCCCCATCGAAGGTGGCGGACGTCTGGTCATTGAGGTCAGTCAGGAAGAAGCACAGAACCTGGCTGAAACCTTGAACGAAGCTCTGGGTCAGTAA
- the dapE gene encoding succinyl-diaminopimelate desuccinylase, with protein sequence MTDVSRLIPHLADPVALTRELIDIESVSGNEKPIADSVYAAVEHISDTGVELELLRDGDTIVARTHQNLGQRIVIAGHLDTVPIENNVPSTQSDDIIYGRGACDMKSGVAMQLCVAAALRQPAYDITWVFYDHEEVDASLNGLGRVARNHPDWLHGDFAILGEPSNAGIEGGCNGTIRVEVRSTGVRAHSARAFVGVNAIHGIAPALAQLADFDAPTITVDGLDYRESLSAVGITGGVATNVIPDECVLTVNYRFAPSKTVDDAEQFLRHFFDGYDVTVTDVSPGARPGLNQDMAAEFVKTVGQEPKPKLGWTDVARFSELGIPAVNYGPGDPLYAHRADEQVPVSDIITAVEKLHAFLEADS encoded by the coding sequence ATGACTGATGTTTCACGGCTCATCCCACATTTGGCAGACCCAGTAGCCCTGACGCGCGAACTCATTGACATCGAATCCGTGTCGGGCAACGAAAAACCAATCGCCGACTCTGTGTACGCGGCTGTCGAACACATCAGCGACACCGGTGTTGAACTAGAGCTCCTGCGCGACGGAGATACGATCGTCGCTCGCACACACCAGAACCTGGGGCAGCGGATCGTCATCGCCGGACACCTGGACACCGTACCCATTGAAAACAACGTGCCATCCACCCAAAGTGATGACATCATCTACGGTCGCGGGGCCTGCGACATGAAGTCAGGCGTCGCCATGCAACTGTGCGTGGCCGCCGCTCTCCGCCAGCCCGCATACGACATCACCTGGGTGTTTTATGACCACGAAGAAGTCGACGCCTCACTCAACGGGCTGGGGCGGGTCGCGCGCAATCACCCAGACTGGCTCCACGGCGACTTCGCCATCCTGGGTGAACCGTCAAACGCCGGAATCGAAGGCGGCTGCAACGGTACCATCCGTGTGGAAGTGCGCTCCACAGGTGTGCGCGCCCACTCAGCACGCGCGTTCGTGGGAGTCAACGCGATCCACGGGATCGCCCCTGCACTGGCTCAACTCGCTGACTTCGACGCGCCCACCATTACCGTTGACGGGCTGGACTACCGCGAATCCCTCTCAGCTGTGGGCATCACCGGTGGCGTTGCAACCAACGTCATCCCTGACGAATGTGTTCTCACCGTCAACTACCGCTTCGCACCGTCGAAAACCGTGGACGACGCGGAACAGTTCCTGCGTCACTTCTTCGACGGCTACGACGTCACCGTCACAGACGTGTCGCCGGGTGCTCGCCCCGGTCTGAACCAGGACATGGCCGCTGAGTTCGTGAAGACCGTCGGGCAGGAGCCCAAACCCAAACTGGGCTGGACCGATGTTGCGCGCTTCTCAGAACTGGGCATTCCAGCAGTCAACTACGGTCCCGGCGACCCGCTGTACGCTCACCGCGCCGACGAACAGGTGCCCGTTTCCGATATCATCACGGCTGTTGAGAAACTCCACGCATTTCTTGAGGCTGACTCGTGA
- a CDS encoding general stress protein: protein MSMQRNVMPTGEVLGTYRSREETQATISYLAENGFNVRALSIVGSDVRIVETVMGITSWAQAAGRGALTGAWLGLLFGLLMSFFSGEDSLSSGALLPGVIIGIGLGMLWGIVSRAIMGRKNKVIARPQVVANEFQLLCDPMKANEARALLSKR from the coding sequence ATGAGCATGCAACGTAACGTGATGCCCACGGGCGAAGTACTAGGTACCTATCGTAGCCGCGAAGAAACCCAGGCCACGATCTCGTATCTTGCTGAAAACGGCTTTAACGTGCGTGCGCTGTCGATCGTGGGATCAGATGTCCGGATCGTCGAAACCGTTATGGGAATCACCTCATGGGCACAAGCTGCCGGGCGAGGCGCACTCACGGGTGCGTGGCTAGGTCTGCTTTTCGGCTTGCTCATGTCGTTCTTTTCAGGTGAAGACTCGCTCAGCTCCGGCGCCCTGCTACCCGGTGTCATTATCGGTATTGGACTGGGAATGCTGTGGGGAATCGTGAGTCGCGCAATCATGGGGCGCAAGAACAAGGTCATCGCACGCCCGCAAGTCGTGGCAAACGAATTTCAACTGCTCTGCGACCCCATGAAAGCAAACGAAGCACGGGCGCTCTTAAGCAAACGCTAG
- a CDS encoding O-methyltransferase: MRNLPAAAQFADRFHQSDAVIDAARSLASEFHCAPLGATSTHVLSMLTRLARPASAIDVGTGTGVSAVTILSAMPPGGVLTTIDTDPQRQAVVPELFDVAGISRHRARMITGQSQNVLSRLAEKSYDLVFLDTDPVNHLEIFPMALSKLRAGGVIVVNNAMAAGAVANPADRSATTSATRRMLTYVSEVPNTERVLLPVDAGLLALIRAD; the protein is encoded by the coding sequence GTGCGCAATCTGCCAGCCGCTGCACAGTTTGCGGATCGTTTTCACCAAAGTGACGCAGTAATCGATGCGGCACGCTCGCTCGCTTCCGAGTTTCACTGTGCCCCGCTGGGAGCCACGTCCACCCACGTTCTGTCGATGCTCACGCGGCTAGCCCGGCCCGCCTCGGCCATTGACGTGGGAACGGGAACCGGAGTGTCAGCGGTCACCATTCTTTCCGCGATGCCTCCAGGCGGAGTCCTCACCACGATCGACACCGACCCGCAACGGCAAGCAGTTGTTCCTGAACTTTTCGACGTGGCCGGGATTTCCCGGCACCGCGCCCGCATGATCACGGGCCAGTCGCAGAACGTGCTCTCCCGCTTGGCTGAAAAGTCCTATGACTTGGTGTTTTTGGACACCGACCCGGTGAACCACCTCGAAATCTTCCCTATGGCGCTGAGCAAACTCCGCGCAGGTGGGGTGATCGTGGTCAACAACGCGATGGCCGCCGGAGCGGTAGCCAACCCTGCAGACCGCTCAGCGACGACCTCGGCGACCCGCAGGATGCTCACGTACGTGTCCGAGGTGCCCAACACCGAACGTGTCCTGTTACCTGTGGACGCGGGCCTGTTGGCGCTCATCCGTGCGGACTGA
- a CDS encoding HNH endonuclease signature motif containing protein yields MTTTDHHVCNDMYDGPAVELFETVKTTTRLMDEARVKQAEAVAALMSAHVAPLGDFTHGLHAVFTSNPGTGPLVTNGKAGQSSNAGKVSRSASGSSSAFGPAASHAGARVVSADGPPASVGIDDVVACVVLPSGEVCTVASVERVPEELPAPTEGVLAKVLDCTRAQVVTQVRKIMTAVVLMPKLWSLAKQGVIGFDRVLYTVGRVGRAGVCIPVFDEMLTSKRVDVSWKTFRRHVAEVLAMLTTPESRSETARRHRSVSYWVNDDGTATLSLTGPVLEMEAFYQRVRGTARAIMSNHIEPFTATLTDEQQALFITENNGETAEVRVGDLGRVEVDDDRLMDQLTLDLITGAKPSTTLRARVTRTGKQTPIKVTTVPVDVEHAGAKSGATRGVEIVREDGTQAQTRNAAGAQAQGGNAAGPNANSAFEAGIPAADANGVDVSGVGDADGSVWTDRREARQAEDVYELELCVSMPEKEEWLKSQASINLTVPVLHFLMNNPPPGTEGIPEEQRSKRQRSGKAPGPDEHRPEQQDPGRHETEDRQSGRIHESRKQRTEEQVFEHQGSSAPPGVGDPPGDGSGSEFDFGLPVRVDPGAHAPVMMNGRVPLDAKTADEVIAQAKWVYRMFTDPKTGVVLESAPTKYYIPAALKRMVEARYPFCSVPWCAVPARVCEKDHIEPFNHKDPESGGLTVMENLHSLCKRHHQLKTQKRLRVDRMDDGSLACVFPRIGAMLVYPPESRINQYQYERLIEYFDTGDQDISHTINEYQATEQASTHSQVPNPETPAQTDRGTGGQTAGVSFGYDPAVADEYAVAGQVFNGDTRPWEPSEEPPPF; encoded by the coding sequence ATGACCACAACAGATCACCATGTATGCAATGACATGTATGACGGGCCGGCTGTTGAACTATTCGAAACAGTCAAAACCACCACACGCCTCATGGACGAAGCGCGGGTGAAACAAGCAGAAGCAGTCGCTGCGTTGATGAGCGCCCACGTGGCACCGTTGGGTGATTTCACTCATGGTCTACATGCGGTGTTTACCTCCAACCCGGGAACAGGACCACTGGTTACTAACGGGAAAGCAGGGCAAAGCTCTAATGCGGGTAAGGTTTCACGCTCAGCTTCGGGGTCGTCTTCTGCTTTCGGGCCAGCTGCTTCTCATGCGGGTGCTCGGGTTGTTTCTGCGGATGGTCCGCCTGCCAGTGTTGGTATTGACGATGTGGTGGCGTGTGTGGTGTTGCCTTCGGGTGAAGTGTGCACGGTTGCCAGTGTGGAGCGCGTACCAGAGGAACTACCTGCCCCGACTGAAGGGGTGTTGGCGAAGGTTTTGGATTGTACGCGTGCCCAGGTGGTGACCCAGGTGCGGAAGATCATGACGGCTGTGGTGCTCATGCCCAAACTCTGGTCGTTAGCTAAACAAGGCGTGATCGGGTTTGACCGGGTGTTGTACACCGTTGGCAGGGTGGGTCGTGCTGGGGTGTGTATCCCGGTGTTTGATGAAATGCTCACCAGTAAACGGGTAGACGTGTCATGGAAAACCTTTAGACGGCACGTGGCTGAAGTGCTCGCTATGCTCACTACCCCTGAAAGCCGTAGTGAAACGGCTAGGCGTCACCGGTCAGTGTCGTACTGGGTCAATGATGACGGGACAGCAACCCTGAGTCTTACTGGGCCTGTGTTGGAGATGGAAGCGTTTTATCAGCGTGTACGCGGGACTGCCAGAGCGATCATGTCGAACCACATAGAACCCTTTACTGCCACGTTAACGGATGAACAACAAGCCCTGTTCATCACCGAAAACAACGGGGAAACGGCCGAGGTGCGGGTTGGTGATTTGGGTCGGGTTGAGGTTGATGATGACCGGCTGATGGACCAACTGACCCTGGATCTGATCACCGGGGCGAAACCCTCAACAACGCTACGTGCCCGAGTGACCCGGACAGGCAAACAAACACCGATCAAAGTCACCACCGTGCCGGTTGATGTCGAACACGCCGGGGCAAAATCTGGGGCTACACGCGGTGTTGAGATCGTGCGCGAAGACGGCACACAAGCCCAAACCAGAAACGCGGCAGGCGCGCAAGCACAGGGCGGGAACGCTGCTGGTCCTAACGCAAACAGTGCTTTCGAGGCGGGGATTCCCGCTGCTGACGCGAACGGTGTTGATGTTTCTGGTGTGGGCGATGCTGATGGTTCGGTGTGGACTGACAGGCGTGAAGCCCGTCAGGCTGAGGACGTGTATGAGCTTGAGTTGTGCGTATCCATGCCTGAAAAAGAAGAATGGCTGAAATCCCAAGCCAGCATTAACCTCACAGTCCCGGTACTGCACTTCCTCATGAACAACCCACCACCAGGCACGGAGGGAATACCTGAGGAACAGAGATCTAAGAGACAAAGATCCGGAAAAGCCCCCGGGCCAGATGAACACAGACCCGAACAACAAGATCCTGGAAGACACGAAACCGAAGATCGACAATCCGGAAGAATCCACGAATCCAGAAAACAAAGAACCGAAGAACAAGTATTTGAGCACCAAGGGAGTAGCGCGCCACCGGGCGTTGGTGACCCGCCGGGTGATGGTTCGGGTAGTGAGTTTGATTTTGGGTTGCCTGTCAGGGTGGACCCGGGTGCGCATGCGCCGGTGATGATGAATGGTCGGGTGCCGTTAGACGCTAAGACCGCTGATGAGGTGATCGCTCAGGCGAAGTGGGTGTACCGGATGTTCACCGACCCTAAGACCGGTGTGGTGTTGGAGTCTGCGCCGACGAAGTATTACATTCCCGCGGCTTTGAAGCGCATGGTTGAGGCTAGGTATCCTTTTTGCAGTGTCCCGTGGTGCGCGGTCCCTGCCAGGGTGTGTGAAAAAGACCATATCGAACCGTTCAACCACAAAGACCCCGAGTCGGGCGGGTTGACGGTGATGGAGAATTTGCACTCGTTGTGTAAGCGGCATCATCAATTGAAAACCCAGAAACGACTCCGCGTCGACAGGATGGATGACGGTTCCCTGGCGTGCGTGTTCCCACGGATTGGTGCCATGCTGGTCTACCCACCAGAATCCAGGATCAACCAATACCAGTACGAACGGTTAATCGAGTACTTCGACACCGGTGACCAAGACATCAGCCACACCATTAATGAGTACCAAGCAACAGAACAAGCAAGCACTCATAGCCAGGTACCCAACCCAGAAACACCCGCCCAAACTGACAGGGGCACTGGTGGGCAAACTGCCGGGGTGTCTTTCGGGTATGACCCCGCGGTCGCTGACGAGTACGCAGTCGCAGGGCAGGTGTTCAACGGTGACACCCGCCCATGGGAACCCAGCGAAGAACCACCACCATTCTGA
- a CDS encoding twin-arginine translocase TatA/TatE family subunit: MFGINGTEMIILIILALVVVGPSRMPEYAKKLGEFAKTFRRKAMDARRAVREDFGDEFDVDWQKLDPRQYDPRRIVREALAEEDGQPTQKETPTQTAVGISPVERYMEQAKKRDRTKPAPFDTEAT; the protein is encoded by the coding sequence ATGTTTGGCATCAACGGAACAGAGATGATCATCTTGATCATCCTGGCCCTTGTGGTTGTAGGGCCGTCGCGGATGCCAGAGTACGCAAAAAAGCTAGGCGAGTTCGCCAAGACGTTCCGTCGCAAAGCCATGGATGCGCGCCGTGCGGTTCGCGAAGACTTCGGTGACGAATTCGACGTGGACTGGCAGAAGCTCGACCCGCGTCAGTATGACCCCCGGCGAATTGTCCGCGAAGCGTTGGCTGAAGAAGACGGGCAACCGACTCAAAAGGAAACGCCTACCCAGACCGCAGTGGGTATCAGCCCAGTCGAGCGTTACATGGAACAAGCCAAGAAACGCGACCGCACCAAACCGGCACCCTTCGACACTGAAGCCACTTAA
- a CDS encoding P1 family peptidase translates to MGLTADFSLTLPAGVRMGCAEVPGGLSGTSVLLLPPGSTVGVDSRGGGPATHETNILAPGTLGYGADAVVLTGGSALGLSAARGVQDALATSSIGCEPLPGIRVPIVPAAAVFDLGRGASQAPDADTGAAATRAAQDSDGACRGSVGAGLGAWTGRGFARGGTGVASVSTSEGWRVTAVVTANPMGSIFDSRGQLYAAGVLAGYGIEVPAVPAEALGEQVERAQALNASATNTTIACLITDAPLTDAQVTRVAASAHAGLSRAIYPSHTLFDGDTIFAASVPAADADASALNDYTSPALTWLGAAAADAMALACIDAVLSADAQEEWGPMAIPAVRQFAPDTVSAWESARN, encoded by the coding sequence GTGGGGCTCACGGCTGACTTTTCGCTCACCCTGCCCGCTGGTGTGCGAATGGGGTGTGCCGAGGTTCCTGGCGGTCTGTCAGGAACCTCGGTGTTGCTGTTACCGCCCGGGTCCACGGTGGGTGTTGATTCCCGAGGCGGAGGCCCGGCCACGCACGAAACGAACATTTTGGCACCCGGCACCTTGGGTTATGGGGCTGACGCCGTGGTTCTCACCGGTGGTTCTGCATTGGGGCTCAGCGCCGCCCGAGGTGTCCAAGACGCGCTTGCAACCTCCTCCATTGGCTGTGAGCCCCTCCCCGGGATCCGCGTGCCTATCGTTCCTGCGGCCGCTGTTTTCGACCTCGGCCGAGGTGCCTCCCAAGCACCCGACGCGGACACTGGCGCGGCAGCCACGCGGGCAGCGCAAGACAGTGACGGGGCGTGCCGTGGTTCGGTGGGTGCTGGTTTGGGTGCGTGGACCGGCCGGGGATTCGCCCGAGGCGGCACCGGCGTTGCGTCCGTGTCCACCTCTGAGGGGTGGCGGGTGACGGCCGTTGTGACAGCCAACCCCATGGGGTCGATTTTTGACTCCCGTGGCCAGCTCTACGCCGCTGGGGTTTTGGCGGGTTATGGCATTGAGGTTCCAGCCGTCCCTGCGGAGGCGCTTGGTGAGCAGGTCGAGCGCGCACAGGCACTCAACGCTTCAGCTACCAACACCACGATTGCATGTTTGATCACGGACGCGCCTCTAACGGACGCGCAGGTGACACGTGTCGCCGCCAGTGCGCATGCGGGGCTGTCACGTGCGATCTACCCGTCGCACACATTGTTTGATGGTGACACGATTTTCGCCGCTTCCGTGCCTGCAGCTGATGCGGACGCTTCGGCACTCAACGACTACACGTCACCTGCTCTGACGTGGCTGGGTGCGGCGGCGGCCGATGCGATGGCGTTGGCGTGTATTGACGCGGTGTTAAGTGCGGATGCGCAAGAAGAGTGGGGCCCAATGGCTATCCCCGCGGTGCGTCAGTTCGCGCCTGACACGGTGTCGGCGTGGGAATCGGCCAGAAACTAG
- a CDS encoding TIGR00730 family Rossman fold protein: MTDQNVYRKGPMYFKGRHVPTTTTDQRLLAPQSEVSWLHEDPWRVLRIQAEFVEGFSSLAELGPAISLFGSARLREGTPEYQCARDVAAGIAKAGYAVITGGGPGLMEAGNRGATEVGGTSVGLGIELPFEQGMNQYVEIGMNFRYFFVRKTVFLKYSHGFVVLPGGFGTLDELFEALTMVQTKKMLAFPIVLVGKSYWSGLIEWIREQLLANQTISANDLDYVTVVDTAEEAVAAVTSGIGPHSKVN; encoded by the coding sequence GTGACCGACCAGAATGTTTACCGCAAAGGGCCCATGTACTTCAAAGGGCGCCACGTCCCAACCACCACAACAGATCAACGACTCCTGGCTCCGCAGTCCGAGGTGTCATGGCTCCACGAAGACCCATGGCGCGTGCTCCGCATCCAAGCGGAGTTCGTCGAAGGTTTTAGCTCGCTAGCCGAGCTGGGTCCGGCTATCTCGCTGTTTGGGTCCGCCCGCCTGCGTGAGGGCACGCCGGAGTATCAGTGCGCACGCGACGTGGCCGCCGGAATTGCGAAGGCCGGGTACGCGGTCATCACGGGAGGTGGCCCCGGACTCATGGAGGCCGGTAACCGTGGGGCAACCGAGGTGGGCGGCACCTCGGTGGGGCTGGGTATTGAGTTGCCGTTCGAGCAGGGCATGAACCAGTACGTGGAAATCGGCATGAACTTCCGGTACTTCTTTGTCCGCAAGACCGTGTTCTTAAAATACTCCCACGGCTTTGTGGTGCTCCCCGGTGGGTTCGGGACACTCGATGAGCTGTTTGAAGCCCTCACCATGGTGCAGACCAAGAAAATGTTGGCATTTCCGATCGTGCTCGTGGGCAAGTCGTACTGGTCGGGGCTCATCGAGTGGATCCGTGAACAGCTGCTGGCGAACCAAACGATTTCCGCAAACGATCTCGACTACGTGACGGTGGTGGACACTGCTGAAGAAGCCGTCGCCGCGGTGACGAGCGGGATTGGCCCGCACTCAAAGGTGAACTAA
- a CDS encoding Mrp/NBP35 family ATP-binding protein, with product MVDRDAVMKALSTVIDPELRVDIVTLGMVDDVTIDAGHVEVTVLLTIAGCPLKDTITRDTEQAVLAVEGVAEVTVHLGTMTPEQRAELRNKLKRSNPFKDSLTRIYAVASGKGGVGKSSVTANLAASMAQQGLKVGVIDADIYGFSIPGMFGITGQPTRVDDMILPRVAHGVKVMSIGMFIGGNQAIVWRGPMLHRALEQFLTDVHWGDLDVLFLDLPPGTGDIAISVAQLLPQSELLVVTTPQHAAAQVAQRAGSIAVQTSQKVAGVIENMSYMTMPDGSTFDVFGSGGGEDVAQNLSDTLDYPVRVLGQVPLDPPVREGGDDGTPAVIAHPESTASKVFSQMAHDLSHRSRGLSGRSLGVTPS from the coding sequence GTGGTTGACCGCGATGCGGTGATGAAAGCCCTGAGTACCGTCATAGATCCCGAACTGCGCGTCGATATCGTCACGCTGGGGATGGTGGACGATGTCACCATCGATGCTGGTCACGTTGAGGTGACCGTCCTTCTCACGATTGCCGGCTGTCCGCTTAAAGACACGATTACCCGTGACACTGAACAAGCGGTTTTGGCAGTCGAAGGGGTCGCCGAGGTGACGGTCCACTTGGGTACGATGACCCCCGAACAGCGTGCCGAGCTTCGCAACAAGCTCAAGCGTTCAAACCCGTTTAAGGACAGCCTCACGCGCATTTACGCCGTTGCGTCTGGGAAAGGTGGCGTGGGTAAATCGTCCGTGACTGCCAACTTGGCCGCCTCCATGGCCCAGCAGGGTCTCAAAGTCGGTGTGATCGACGCTGACATTTACGGCTTCTCGATCCCTGGCATGTTCGGGATTACCGGGCAGCCCACCCGCGTTGACGACATGATCCTGCCCCGCGTTGCGCACGGGGTGAAGGTCATGAGTATCGGCATGTTCATTGGCGGTAACCAGGCGATCGTGTGGCGTGGGCCCATGTTGCACCGCGCACTGGAACAGTTCCTCACGGATGTCCACTGGGGCGACCTGGACGTGCTGTTCCTTGACCTGCCACCAGGAACTGGTGACATTGCGATCTCGGTAGCTCAGCTCCTCCCCCAGTCTGAGCTCCTTGTTGTCACCACGCCTCAGCATGCTGCGGCACAGGTGGCACAACGCGCGGGTTCGATCGCCGTGCAGACGTCTCAAAAAGTAGCGGGCGTGATTGAAAACATGTCATACATGACCATGCCCGACGGTTCGACCTTCGACGTCTTTGGTTCAGGAGGCGGCGAGGACGTCGCACAGAACCTTTCGGACACGTTGGACTACCCGGTGCGCGTTCTGGGTCAGGTGCCGCTGGACCCGCCGGTTCGCGAAGGTGGCGACGACGGAACGCCCGCCGTCATTGCGCACCCGGAATCTACCGCGTCAAAAGTGTTCAGCCAGATGGCGCATGATCTGTCCCACCGCTCCCGAGGTCTTTCCGGCCGTTCCTTGGGTGTCACCCCGTCTTAA
- a CDS encoding citrate synthase encodes MVADGKILVGEKELELDRVRATEGTEGLRIGSLLKETGTVTYDPGFTSTAASSSKITFIDGDEGILRYRGYPIEELAEKSSFIEVSYLLIYGELPTAQQLEEFTAKYSSHMIVNDNMREFFRAFPYDAHPMSMVSGAISAMSTFYQGSLDVFDEEQVELSMLRLMAKMPTITALASRRRSGVPVVHPSDNLSPMENFARVHFALPTQEDFEPDPLLVKALDILFILHADHEQNCSTSTVRLVGSSQANIYQSVSAGVSALSGPLHGGANSAVLEMLQEIAESDDGAEKYMERVKNKEQGVRLMGFGHRVYKNYDPRAAIIKSVAHDILEKLGGNDELLDLAMKLEEIALKDDYFVSRSLYPNVDFYTGLIYKAMGFRTDMFTVLFAAGRLPGWIAQWHEMIQDPETKIGRPRQVYTGSPQRSYVPVEER; translated from the coding sequence ATGGTGGCAGACGGCAAAATTCTTGTCGGTGAGAAGGAGCTTGAACTCGACCGTGTACGTGCAACAGAGGGCACGGAAGGTTTGCGAATTGGCTCGCTTCTCAAAGAAACCGGAACTGTCACATACGATCCTGGCTTCACATCCACTGCGGCGTCATCTTCTAAGATCACGTTTATCGACGGTGACGAAGGAATTCTGCGCTACCGCGGATACCCTATTGAGGAGCTTGCTGAGAAGTCGAGCTTCATTGAGGTTTCATATCTGTTGATTTATGGTGAGCTTCCTACCGCTCAGCAGTTGGAAGAGTTCACCGCTAAGTACTCAAGCCACATGATTGTCAATGACAACATGCGTGAGTTCTTCCGGGCGTTCCCGTATGACGCGCACCCGATGTCCATGGTGTCTGGCGCGATTTCTGCCATGTCGACTTTTTACCAGGGTAGCCTGGACGTTTTTGACGAGGAGCAGGTTGAACTTTCTATGCTCCGCCTGATGGCGAAGATGCCTACGATTACCGCTCTTGCATCACGTCGCCGTTCGGGAGTGCCTGTGGTTCACCCGTCGGACAACCTGTCGCCCATGGAGAACTTCGCACGGGTTCACTTTGCACTTCCAACGCAAGAGGACTTTGAGCCAGACCCGCTGTTGGTTAAGGCGCTTGACATTTTGTTCATTTTGCACGCCGACCACGAACAGAACTGCTCTACTTCGACGGTGCGTCTGGTGGGATCGTCGCAGGCTAACATCTACCAGTCGGTCTCCGCTGGTGTGAGTGCGCTGTCTGGTCCTCTTCACGGTGGTGCTAACTCCGCGGTTCTGGAGATGCTCCAGGAGATCGCCGAGTCCGATGACGGTGCCGAAAAGTACATGGAACGCGTGAAGAACAAGGAACAGGGTGTGCGCCTGATGGGCTTTGGTCACCGCGTGTACAAGAACTACGACCCACGTGCGGCCATTATTAAGAGCGTTGCGCACGACATTTTGGAGAAGTTGGGCGGGAACGACGAGCTTCTGGACCTGGCCATGAAGCTGGAAGAGATCGCGCTCAAGGACGACTATTTCGTGTCGCGTAGCCTGTACCCGAACGTGGACTTCTACACCGGCCTCATCTACAAGGCAATGGGCTTCCGCACCGACATGTTCACGGTTTTGTTCGCTGCTGGTCGTCTGCCTGGTTGGATTGCGCAGTGGCACGAAATGATCCAGGACCCAGAGACCAAGATCGGGCGCCCGCGTCAGGTGTACACCGGTTCGCCTCAGCGGTCCTACGTGCCGGTTGAAGAACGCTAA